A window from Peromyscus eremicus chromosome 1, PerEre_H2_v1, whole genome shotgun sequence encodes these proteins:
- the LOC131902351 gene encoding mas-related G-protein coupled receptor member X2-like: MTSLSLIIGLVGLVGNAIVLWFLGFHMHRNAFSVYILNLAVVDFLFICFQIVLCLHIILNIFYSKTIDMPPFGFVVLNFAYLCGLSILSAISFERSLSVMWPIWYRCYRPRHTSAVICTLVWFLSLLLSLLEGKECGFLFNSLGPSWCQAFDFITAAWLIVLFVVLLGSSLALMVTIFCGSQRIPVTRLYVTIVCTVLVFLLFGLPYGIYWFLLAWIDNFQSVVLCNFYPVTICLSCFNSCANPIIYFLVGSIRHRRFQRNTLKLLLQRAMQDTPVEEESGEGDSSGRSREMKTVLQ, from the coding sequence ATGACTTCTCTTTCCCTCATCATTGGCCTAGTTGGGCTGGTTGGAAATGCAATAGTGCTGTGGTTTTTGGGATTCCACATGCACAGGAATGCCTTCTCTGTCTACATCCTCAACCTGGCTGTGGTTGACTTTCTTTTCATATGCTTTCAAATTGTACTTTGTCTTCATATTATTTTGAACATCTTCTACTCCAAGACCATTGACATGCctccttttggttttgttgtgttaAACTTTGCTTATCTTTGTGGCCTGAGCATCCTCAGTGCCATTAGCTTTGAACGAAGCCTGTCTGTCATGTGGCCTATCTGGTATCGTTGCTATCGCCCAAGGCACACATCAGCTGTCATATGTACCCTGGTTTGGTTTCTGTCCCTGCTGTTAAGCCTCCTGGAAGGGAAAGAATGTGGCTTCCTATTTAATAGTCTTGGCCCTAGTTGGTGTCAAGCATTTGATTTCATCACTGCTGCATGGCTAATTGTTTTATTTGTGGTTCTCTTGGGGTCCAGTCTGGCCTTAATGGTTACTATATTCTGTGGCTCACAGAGGATTCCTGTGACTAGGCTGTATGTGACCATTGTGTGCACAGTGCTGGTCTTCCTGCTTTTTGGTTTGCCCTATGGGATCTACTGGTTCCTCTTAGCATGGATTGACAATTTTCAATCTGTAGTGCTTTGTAATTTTTATCCAGTGACAATATGTCTGTCCTGTTTTAACAGCTGTGCCAATCCCATCATTTACTTCCTTGTTGGCTCTATCAGGCATCGTAGGTTCCAGAGAAACACTCTCAAGCTACTTCTGCAGAGAGCCATGCAGGACACTCCTGTGGAGGAAGAAAGTGGAGAGGGGGATTCTTCAGGAAGATCTAGGGAAATGAAAACAGTCTTGCAGTGA
- the LOC131921284 gene encoding mas-related G-protein coupled receptor member B1-like has product MEESYSIGELLRVDSDIPDWSTNVTAVNGRNHTGVSFCDIVFYTMIFLSLITGLVGLVGNAIVLRFLGFHMHRNAFSVYILNLAGADFLFMYFQIVHSLLFILEIFYSIPTGIYTFSFVVSNFAYLCGLNILSAISIERCLSVMWPIWYRCHRPRHTSAVICTLVWFLSLLLSLLDWTACGYLSGSLGLGWCQTLHYITTAWLILLFVVLLGSSLALMVTIFCGSRRIPVTRLYVTIVCTVLVFLFFGLPFGIYYFLLSWIENFDDFLSCYFLPLTRILSCFNSCANPIIYFLVGSIRHHRFQRNTLKLLLQRAMQDTPEEE; this is encoded by the exons atggaggaaag ttaTAGCATTGGAGAGCTCCTAAGAGTGGATTCAGACATTCCAGACTGGAGCACTAACGTCACAGCAGTGAATGGAAGAAACCACACTGGAGTTTCATTTTGTGACATTGTGTTCTATACCATGATTTTCCTTTCTCTCATCACTGGCCTGGTTGGCTTGGTAGGAAATGCCATAGTGCTGCGGTTTctgggcttccacatgcacaggaATGCCTTCTCTGTCTACATCCTCAACCTGGCTGGGGCTGACTTCCTCTTCATGTACTTTCAAATTGTACACTCTCTTCTTTTTATCTTGGAAATCTTCTATTCCATCCCCACAGGCATctatacattttcttttgttgtgtcaAATTTTGCTTATCTTTGTGGCCTGAACATCCTCAGTGCCATTAGCATTGAAAGGTGCCTGTCTGTCATGTGGCCCATCTGGTATCGCTGCCATCGCCCAAGGCACACATCAGCTGTCATATGTAcccttgtttggtttttgtcacTACTGTTGAGTCTCCTGGACTGGACGGCATGTGGTTACCTATCTGGTAGTCTTGGCCTTGGTTGGTGTCAGACACTTCATTACATCACTACTGCATGGttaattcttttgtttgtggTTCTCTTGGGGTCCAGTCTGGCCTTAATGGTTACTATCTTTTGTGGCTCACGCAGGATTCCTGTGACCAGGTTGTATGTGACCATTGTATGCACGGTGCTGGTCTTCCTGTTCTTTGGACTGCCTTTTGGGATCTACTATTTCCTCTTATCATGGATTGagaattttgatgattttttGTCTTGTTATTTTCTTCCATTGACAAGAATTCTGTCCTGTTTTAATAGCTGTGCTAATCCCATCATTTACTTCCTTGTTGGCTCTATCAGGCATCATAGGTTCCAGAGGAACACTCTCAAGCTACTTCTGCAGAGAGCCATGCAGGACACTCCTGAGGAGGAATAA